A genomic window from Candidatus Thiocaldithrix dubininis includes:
- a CDS encoding YiiX/YebB-like N1pC/P60 family cysteine hydrolase, producing the protein MFHYLRISLNRLFDWLWQMGINWLNATPNEQDFSTIYNFEALERDVRPADVILFAGQTRVSRVIQSVALSPWTHAAIYIGRLNDIRDPEIKARLATFYQGDPLEPLVVESLLGRGTIVTPLRTYQREHLRVCRPTGLTWRDADSVAHMAIKHLGMGYDVRQLLDLARFMFPYAILPRRWRSSLFQHNAGEPTHIVCSSMIARCFQSVHYPILPSIEGKQHERQFYERNFRLFTPADFDYSPYFDVIKYPAWTANCEPVYRTLPWSEASSVQTQPKPRLDTPVTQAWEQAAQRVQQRAYLYWERLAFPTIRLHKNSMKDI; encoded by the coding sequence ATGTTCCATTATCTGCGTATTTCCCTGAACCGATTGTTTGATTGGTTGTGGCAAATGGGCATCAATTGGCTAAATGCTACCCCAAATGAACAAGATTTTAGCACCATCTACAATTTTGAAGCGTTAGAACGCGATGTACGCCCCGCCGATGTGATTTTATTTGCAGGGCAAACGCGGGTGAGTCGCGTTATTCAAAGCGTAGCCTTATCACCGTGGACACATGCCGCCATTTATATTGGGCGATTAAACGACATTCGTGACCCTGAAATTAAAGCGCGGTTGGCAACCTTTTACCAAGGCGATCCTTTAGAGCCGTTGGTGGTTGAATCTTTGCTAGGGCGTGGCACAATTGTGACACCCTTAAGAACCTATCAACGTGAGCATTTACGCGTGTGCCGTCCAACGGGCTTAACGTGGCGTGATGCAGATAGTGTGGCACACATGGCAATTAAACACTTGGGGATGGGTTACGATGTGCGCCAATTATTGGATTTAGCACGCTTTATGTTCCCGTATGCGATTTTGCCTCGGCGTTGGCGCTCGTCCTTGTTCCAACATAATGCTGGTGAACCCACGCATATTGTCTGTTCCAGTATGATTGCGCGTTGTTTTCAAAGTGTGCATTACCCGATTCTGCCTAGTATTGAAGGCAAGCAACACGAACGGCAATTCTATGAACGCAACTTTCGCTTATTTACGCCTGCCGATTTTGACTATTCACCGTATTTCGATGTGATTAAATACCCCGCGTGGACAGCCAATTGTGAGCCAGTCTATCGTACACTGCCTTGGTCGGAAGCATCTAGCGTGCAAACTCAACCCAAACCGCGTTTAGATACCCCTGTTACGCAAGCATGGGAACAAGCTGCCCAACGCGTACAACAACGCGCCTATCTCTATTGGGAGAGGTTGGCATTCCCTACAATCCGGTTGCATAAAAATTCCATGAAGGATATATAG
- a CDS encoding SCP2 sterol-binding domain-containing protein translates to MPELFSADWMNELKNQWNADPEVKDKLAEIGFSSVIACGFKGEDKPRGVFVVENGECVRAGAYADESADWDMRADRKDWMKWVKDGLGLVGLGTAYTFGKLKFVKGDYGAMMKNPKMAGPFVKSFGLMAKIDTQ, encoded by the coding sequence ATGCCTGAGTTATTTTCGGCAGATTGGATGAATGAATTAAAAAATCAATGGAATGCTGACCCAGAAGTAAAAGACAAATTAGCTGAAATTGGCTTTAGTTCAGTGATTGCTTGTGGCTTCAAAGGCGAAGATAAACCACGCGGCGTATTCGTTGTTGAAAACGGTGAATGTGTTCGTGCGGGTGCATATGCTGATGAAAGCGCTGATTGGGATATGCGTGCTGATCGTAAAGATTGGATGAAATGGGTGAAAGACGGTCTAGGCTTAGTGGGTTTAGGCACAGCTTATACGTTCGGTAAACTGAAATTCGTCAAAGGCGATTATGGCGCTATGATGAAAAACCCTAAAATGGCAGGGCCGTTCGTCAAGTCATTTGGTCTAATGGCTAAAATTGATACGCAATAA
- a CDS encoding DUF302 domain-containing protein: MGFLRNLLAAIGVLSLIIGTVAYLKFAPMLGQVSNLKQDVQVLKQLDPKAKQVYTEVWDKLKSSGNSADATVWKVPVKAGLTAEAVEQSLAKAANAYLITNLYPVSVSELAKAETGLEHRLFKTYQVCGGMTAMLMLEQSDAASAYLPCQVSLVQDKQGNLALYSQNMDMMIYGGKPLPPALLGEATKIKNSILDMMNKAAAGA; the protein is encoded by the coding sequence ATGGGCTTTTTACGTAATCTATTGGCGGCTATCGGTGTGTTAAGTCTAATAATTGGCACAGTCGCTTATCTCAAATTTGCACCCATGTTGGGGCAAGTGTCTAATCTTAAACAAGATGTACAAGTGTTAAAGCAGCTTGATCCCAAAGCCAAGCAAGTTTATACCGAAGTTTGGGATAAATTAAAAAGTAGCGGAAATAGTGCCGATGCGACCGTTTGGAAAGTGCCGGTGAAAGCAGGTTTAACGGCGGAGGCTGTCGAGCAAAGTCTCGCTAAAGCGGCGAATGCTTACCTCATTACTAATCTGTATCCAGTCTCAGTTTCAGAACTGGCTAAAGCTGAAACTGGTTTAGAGCATCGTTTATTTAAAACCTACCAAGTATGCGGTGGTATGACCGCTATGCTGATGCTGGAACAATCCGATGCTGCCTCTGCCTATCTACCTTGCCAAGTATCGTTAGTGCAGGATAAGCAAGGTAATTTAGCTCTGTATTCACAAAATATGGACATGATGATTTACGGGGGTAAACCTTTGCCGCCTGCTTTGTTGGGTGAAGCTACTAAAATTAAAAACAGTATTTTAGACATGATGAATAAAGCAGCAGCAGGTGCTTAA